The following proteins are co-located in the Sphingomonas panacis genome:
- a CDS encoding 5'-methylthioadenosine/S-adenosylhomocysteine nucleosidase, translating into MRRAILALLLLAATPAAAETIDRTPRTVVMTAFPPEFAALVSSVKAPKRYTRNGLTFVAGTIAGKPVLLMQSGVSMVNAAMNTQLVLDRFTVKRIVFSGIAGGVDPGLTIGDVVVPQDWAQYLEVSFARKTADGWVAPEAVDKEAPAPFGMMFPRGVRLGNAAEPVRRHYTIGVDPKLLALARTVAGTATLRRCLARPLAAATHEAMAASPCLAHQPKVVVGGTGVSAGVFADNAEFRDYLSAAYKARVLDMESAAVAQVAYANRTPVIVFRSLSDLAGGDAGANQMNTFMALASVNSADVVRAFVAALPD; encoded by the coding sequence ATGAGGCGCGCCATCCTGGCCTTGCTGCTGCTCGCCGCGACACCGGCGGCCGCCGAGACGATCGACCGCACCCCGCGCACCGTCGTGATGACCGCGTTCCCGCCGGAATTCGCCGCGTTGGTGTCCTCGGTGAAGGCGCCGAAGCGATACACGCGCAACGGCCTCACCTTCGTCGCCGGTACGATCGCGGGCAAGCCGGTGCTGCTGATGCAGAGCGGCGTGTCGATGGTGAACGCGGCGATGAACACGCAATTGGTGCTCGATCGCTTCACCGTCAAACGCATCGTGTTTTCGGGAATCGCGGGCGGGGTCGATCCCGGCCTCACCATCGGCGATGTCGTGGTGCCGCAGGATTGGGCGCAATATCTGGAGGTGTCGTTCGCGCGCAAGACGGCGGACGGCTGGGTGGCGCCCGAGGCGGTCGACAAGGAGGCGCCCGCGCCGTTCGGCATGATGTTCCCGCGCGGCGTGCGGCTCGGCAACGCGGCCGAGCCGGTGCGGCGCCATTATACGATCGGTGTCGATCCCAAGCTGCTCGCGCTCGCCCGCACCGTTGCCGGAACGGCGACATTGCGCCGCTGCCTCGCCAGGCCGCTCGCTGCCGCCACGCACGAGGCGATGGCGGCATCGCCGTGTCTCGCCCATCAACCCAAGGTGGTGGTGGGCGGCACCGGCGTCAGCGCGGGCGTGTTCGCCGACAATGCCGAGTTCCGCGACTATCTCTCCGCCGCCTACAAGGCGCGCGTGCTCGACATGGAGAGCGCCGCCGTCGCGCAGGTCGCCTATGCCAACCGCACGCCGGTGATCGTGTTCCGCAGCCTCTCCGATCTTGCCGGCGGCGATGCCGGCGCGAACCAGATGAACACCTTCATGGCGCTCGCCTCCGTCAATTCCGCCGATGTCGTCCGCGCCTTCGTCGCGGCGCTGCCGGATTGA
- a CDS encoding gamma-glutamyltransferase family protein, with translation MLNTVTGTRGIVTAPHHLASQAGLAVLRDGGNAVEACVAVAACLAVVYPHMTGLGGDGFWVIAEPDGRGHSVHGCGAAAARADLSLYAGLAAVPTRGPLAANTVAGTVSGWAAALAASGGLLPLDRLLRDAIDHAEAGVAVTAGGAAIAAAKGAELRVQPGAYAKVFEPAGRPLAEGDVLTQPLLAETLRTLAADGLDGFYQGALADRIADDLAALGSPVSRADLAAHRATTPAPLSVGIAGATLYNSAPPTQGIASLLILALFDRLQAAECDGFDHVHGLIESTKQAFLWRDRHCGDPAWMHGEPQALLDDAEALDAMAARIDPRRALPWPQPPQWGDTCWFGAADAEGRVVSCIQSTYFEFGSGLVLPQTGITWQNRGSSFRLAETGWNALKPGRKPFHTLNPALARFDDGRVMAYGTMGGEGQPQTQAALFTRYARYGVDLQDAISAPRWLLGRTWGEPSTTLKLEDGFDDTLYAALAVAGHHVERVGPLTAMMGHAGALVRHADGALEGATDPRSDGGVAAW, from the coding sequence GTGCTGAACACCGTCACCGGCACACGCGGCATCGTCACCGCGCCGCACCACCTCGCATCGCAGGCGGGGCTGGCGGTGTTGCGCGACGGCGGCAACGCGGTCGAGGCGTGCGTCGCGGTCGCGGCATGTCTGGCGGTGGTGTATCCGCACATGACCGGGCTTGGCGGCGACGGTTTTTGGGTGATCGCCGAGCCCGATGGCCGGGGCCATTCGGTGCATGGCTGCGGCGCGGCGGCGGCGCGGGCCGATCTGTCGCTGTATGCCGGACTGGCGGCGGTGCCGACGCGCGGGCCGCTCGCCGCGAACACGGTCGCGGGCACCGTCTCGGGCTGGGCGGCGGCACTGGCGGCGAGCGGCGGCCTGCTCCCGCTCGACCGGCTGCTGCGCGACGCGATCGACCATGCCGAGGCCGGTGTCGCGGTGACGGCGGGCGGGGCCGCGATCGCCGCCGCCAAGGGCGCGGAGTTGCGCGTCCAGCCCGGCGCTTATGCCAAAGTGTTCGAACCAGCGGGTCGCCCGCTTGCCGAGGGCGACGTGCTGACGCAGCCCCTGCTCGCCGAAACGTTGCGCACGCTGGCGGCGGACGGCCTCGACGGCTTTTATCAGGGCGCGCTCGCCGACCGGATCGCCGACGATCTCGCCGCGCTCGGCAGCCCCGTCTCGCGCGCCGATCTGGCGGCGCACCGCGCGACCACACCCGCACCATTGTCGGTCGGGATCGCCGGCGCGACGCTCTACAACAGCGCGCCGCCGACGCAGGGCATCGCCTCGCTGCTGATCCTCGCGCTGTTCGACCGCTTGCAGGCGGCCGAATGCGACGGATTCGACCATGTCCACGGGCTGATCGAATCGACCAAGCAGGCGTTCCTGTGGCGCGACCGGCATTGCGGCGATCCCGCGTGGATGCACGGCGAGCCACAGGCTTTGCTCGATGACGCGGAGGCACTCGATGCGATGGCGGCGCGGATCGATCCGCGCCGCGCGCTGCCATGGCCGCAACCGCCGCAATGGGGCGATACCTGCTGGTTCGGCGCGGCGGATGCCGAGGGTCGCGTGGTGAGCTGCATCCAGTCCACCTATTTCGAATTCGGATCGGGGCTGGTGCTGCCGCAGACCGGCATCACCTGGCAGAATCGCGGCAGTTCGTTCCGGCTCGCCGAGACCGGCTGGAACGCGCTCAAGCCGGGCCGCAAGCCGTTCCACACGCTCAACCCGGCGCTCGCCCGCTTCGATGATGGCCGCGTGATGGCCTATGGCACGATGGGCGGCGAGGGCCAGCCGCAGACTCAGGCGGCGCTGTTCACGCGGTATGCGCGCTATGGCGTGGACTTGCAGGACGCGATCAGCGCGCCGCGCTGGCTGCTCGGGCGCACCTGGGGCGAGCCATCGACCACGCTCAAGCTGGAGGATGGTTTCGACGACACGCTCTACGCGGCGCTTGCGGTGGCCGGGCACCATGTCGAGCGCGTCGGGCCGCTGACCGCCATGATGGGGCACGCCGGCGCACTCGTCCGCCACGCCGACGGCGCTCTGGAGGGCGCGACCGATCCGCGCAGCGACGGCGGGGTGGCGGCATGGTAG
- a CDS encoding Zn-dependent hydrolase, whose product MVGGARAVARCDALGVAPYSDMAGGLYRGYLTPAYVAAQDALAGWMAEAGMAVRRDPAANLIGRYEGEDAQAPALLIGSHLDSVRDGGRYDGPLGIMLGVEAVAALNAAGRRMRFPIEVIAFGDEEGSRFPAAMLTSRAVAGTLDAAALEMADGEGVTLENALATLPPFVLSEVEGRAANATSGARASTSLSTNGEESTARHLRHPSESGGLPGEGAPEPRETPASAGVTDFAKARILAALAYLETHIEQGPVLEAEGRAVGTVTGIAAQLRFQASVIGIAGHAGTASMPLRRDALAGAAEMLLAIETIARRDVSDLVATVGKIAALPGAANVIPGEVRFTIDIRSGDVARRDRAAEDILDAIAAIADARGLDFDVEHIHDLPASPCDPALMDLLDAATAAAGQPIRRLVSGAGHDAMVMAALCPTAMLFVRCKGGISHNPAEHVDPADAEIALQVMLGFIDRLGDAS is encoded by the coding sequence ATGGTAGGCGGCGCCCGCGCGGTGGCGCGCTGCGACGCGCTGGGCGTGGCGCCGTACAGCGACATGGCGGGCGGGCTGTATCGCGGCTATCTGACGCCCGCCTATGTCGCCGCACAGGACGCGCTTGCCGGCTGGATGGCGGAAGCGGGCATGGCGGTGCGCCGCGACCCCGCCGCCAATCTGATCGGCCGCTATGAGGGCGAAGACGCGCAGGCGCCCGCTTTGCTGATCGGCAGCCATCTCGACAGCGTGCGCGATGGCGGGCGCTATGATGGGCCGCTCGGCATCATGCTCGGCGTCGAGGCGGTCGCTGCGCTCAACGCGGCGGGGCGGCGGATGCGCTTCCCGATCGAGGTGATCGCGTTCGGCGACGAGGAAGGCTCGCGCTTCCCCGCCGCGATGCTGACCAGCCGTGCGGTGGCGGGAACACTGGACGCGGCTGCGCTGGAGATGGCGGACGGCGAGGGGGTTACGCTGGAAAACGCCCTAGCCACCCTCCCGCCGTTCGTCCTGAGCGAAGTCGAAGGACGTGCCGCAAACGCCACGTCCGGGGCACGTGCTTCGACTTCGCTCAGCACGAACGGAGAAGAGAGTACCGCCCGCCACCTTCGTCACCCCAGCGAAAGCGGGGGTCTTCCGGGGGAGGGCGCGCCAGAGCCGCGCGAGACCCCAGCGTCCGCTGGGGTGACGGACTTTGCAAAGGCGCGCATCCTCGCCGCGCTCGCCTATCTCGAAACGCATATCGAGCAAGGCCCGGTCCTCGAAGCCGAAGGCCGCGCGGTCGGCACCGTCACCGGCATCGCCGCGCAACTGCGCTTCCAGGCGAGCGTCATCGGCATCGCCGGCCATGCCGGCACAGCGTCGATGCCGCTGCGCCGCGACGCGCTCGCCGGCGCGGCCGAGATGCTGCTCGCGATCGAGACCATCGCCCGCCGCGACGTGTCGGATCTGGTCGCCACCGTGGGCAAGATCGCGGCGCTGCCCGGCGCCGCCAACGTCATTCCCGGCGAGGTGCGCTTCACCATCGACATCCGCTCTGGCGACGTGGCGCGGCGGGACCGCGCGGCGGAGGACATTCTCGATGCGATCGCCGCCATCGCCGACGCGCGCGGCCTCGATTTCGATGTCGAACATATCCACGATCTCCCCGCCAGCCCGTGCGATCCCGCGCTGATGGACCTGCTCGATGCGGCCACCGCCGCCGCCGGCCAGCCGATCCGCCGGCTCGTCTCGGGCGCGGGGCATGACGCGATGGTGATGGCGGCGCTCTGCCCGACCGCGATGCTGTTCGTGCGCTGCAAGGGCGGTATCAGCCACAACCCCGCCGAGCATGTCGACCCCGCCGACGCCGAGATCGCGTTGCAGGTCATGCTCGGCTTCATCGACCGACTTGGAGATGCCTCGTGA